One region of Fragaria vesca subsp. vesca linkage group LG4, FraVesHawaii_1.0, whole genome shotgun sequence genomic DNA includes:
- the LOC101302256 gene encoding CTL-like protein DDB_G0274487-like produces MNNVSHSSSSSSSVNSASISASDPNVGRSRSGDGSQTMAAEPSRRWRDVFWLGIFMIHLILVGGALAVLGLNRFKKSDRLNLDQYTKNYLENQKGFTEDYWPLYALAGGVGTVLGWTWLLFLGSQASHMMKIAVHILTTYLAVLSVLCFWMEQFFWGVAFAIGAGLLFLYVLAVIDRLPFTMLVLQAAVKMVWSLPEVMRVAYAFMLIMLLWMGIWSFGAAGVVALGIGDGGRWWLLVVLSVSLFWTGAVLCNTVHVIVSGMVFLVLSHGGREASSIPSKSLMKSLRYAVTTSFGSICYGSLFTAAIRSLRWKIRGVRSKIGNNECLLCCVDFLFHLVETLVRFFNKYAYVQIAVSGKSFNHSARDAWELFQSTGVEALIAYDCSGAVLLMGTLLGGLITGTCSGVWTWVKYRDRVAMVGSTAMLMGMILVGIAMVVVESAVTSIYICYAEDPLLIHRWDPEFFNQMSEMLHQRLQHRSARAREVLTHNRVDNHHTLETLPF; encoded by the exons ATGAACAACGTCTCTCACAGCTCCTCCTCTTCCTCGTCCGTCAACTCCGCCTCCATTTCCGCCTCCGATCCG AATGTGGGCCGGAGCCGGAGTGGCGACGGCAGCCAAACCATGGCGGCGGAGCCGTCACGGCGGTGGCGTGATGTGTTCTGGTTGGGGATATTTATGATTCATTTGATTTTAGTGGGAGGTGCTCTGGCGGTTTTGGGTCTCAATAGGTTTAAGAAATCGGATAGGCTGAACTTGGATCAGTACACAAAGAATTACTTGGAAAATCAGAAAGGATTTACTGAGGATTATTGGCCGCTTTATGCTCTTGCTGGTGGAGTTGGGACTGTTCTTGGTTGGACTTGGTTGTTGTTCCTTGGATCTCAGGCGAGTCATATGATGAAGATTGCGGTGCATATCTTGACGACTTATCTTGCTGTGCTCAGTGTTCTGTGTTTTTGGATGGAGCAGTTCTTCTGGGGAGTTGCATTTGCGATCGGCGCTGGGTTGTTGTTCTTGTATGTGTTGGCAGTCATAGACAG ACTACCCTTTACCATGCTGGTGCTACAAGCAGCTGTCAAGATGGTATGGAGTCTACCTGAAGTTATGAGAGTAGCATATGCATTCATGCTTATTATGCTTTTATGGATGGGAATATGGTCCTTTGGGGCTGCTGGTGTTGTGGCTTTAGGCATTGGAGATGGTGGACGCTGGTGGCTTCTTGTG GTTCTCTCTGTAAGCTTATTTTGGACGGGTGCTGTTCTCTGTAATACTGTACATGTTATAGTGTCTGGGATGGTGTTTCTTGTTCTTTCCCATGGTGGTCGCGAGGCCTCATCAATACCTTCAAAGTCACTAATGAAGTCTCTTCGGTATGCAGTCACAACTTCTTTTGGCAGCATCTGCTACGGTTCACTCTTCACAGCTGCCATTCGATCTTTGCGCTGGAAG ATCAGGGGAGTTCGGTCCAAGATTGGTAACAATGAGTGTCTACTTTGCTGTGTCGATTTCCTCTTTCATCTTGTGGAGACACTTGTGCGATTCTTTAACAAGTATGCCTATGTTCAG ATAGCTGTTTCTGGCAAAAGTTTCAATCATTCAGCGAGGGATGCTTGGGAGTTATTTCAGTCTACTGGAGTCGAGGCCCTCATTGCCTATGATTGCTCAGGTGCTGTATTATTGATGGGCACACTCTTGGGTGGGCTTATTACCGGAACTTGCTCAGGCGTCTGGACATGGGTTAAATATAGGGACAGAGTGGCCATGGTTGGTTCCACTGCAATGTTGATGGGAATGATCTTG GTGGGGATAGCAATGGTGGTTGTGGAAAGTGCTGTTACATCTATCTATATTTGTTATGCAGAAGACCCGTTATTAATTCATAGGTGGGATCCCGAATTCTTCAACCAGATGTCGGAGATGCTTCACCAGCGTCTTCAACACAGGAGTGCCCGGGCAAGGGAAGTGTTAACCCACAATCGGGTTGATAACCACCACACTCTCGAAACGCTCCCTTTTTGA
- the LOC101309927 gene encoding protein PLANT CADMIUM RESISTANCE 12-like: MSSNNSGRNSDMAQCQKQPPHQGQWSTGLFDCLEDRSNCIFTCFCPCITFGRIAEIVDRGTTSCAVAGTIYHFLGAVGCGWLYAGSYRTKMRGLFSLPAAPCHDFLVHSFCCVCSLCQEYRELKNHGIDPTIGWQANVEKWNREGVKPPMVEPAMAR, encoded by the exons ATGAGTTCAAACAACTCCGGCCGAAATTCCGATATGGCTCAATGCCAAAAGCAACCTCCCCACCAAGGACAATGGTCCACTGGCCTTTTCGATTGTTTGGAGGATCGTTCGAATT GTATTTTCACTTGCTTTTGTCCATGCATAACCTTTGGGCGAATTGCGGAGATTGTTGATAGAGGAACTACAT CGTGTGCGGTGGCCGGCACGATCTACCATTTTCTGGGCGCTGTAGGCTGTGGATGGCTTTATGCTGGCTCCTATCGAACCAAAATGCGAGGACTCTTCTCACTACCGGCAGCGCCATGCCATGATTTTCTGGTTCATAGCTTCTGCTGTGTTTGTTCTCTTTGTCAAGAGTATAGAGAACTCAAAAATCATGGAATTGATCCCACCATAG GGTGGCAAGCCAATGTTGAGAAGTGGAACCGAGAAGGAGTGAAGCCTCCGATGGTCGAACCGGCAATGGCACGTTAA
- the LOC101309633 gene encoding protein PLANT CADMIUM RESISTANCE 11-like: MDELQNESLPSAPSVPPLSPRIKPSSAPPVPFDLNDQPHTTTGVPVVPVTLPHSPAPWSSGLCDCCEDLSSCCLTCWCPCITFGRIAEIVDRGSTSCGVSGTLYGLMMCLMGCSCLYSCFYRTRLRGQYFLEEKPCADCCVHFCCEECALCQEYRHLQNQGLDMTIGWYGNVHRQRRLAAMQPPPVIMPPQLQTGMNR; this comes from the exons ATGGACGAATTGCAGAACGAGTCTCTCCCTTCGGCCCCATCGGTGCCGCCACTAAGTCCTCGGATTAAACCATCATCAGCACCACCCGTTCCTTTTGATTTGAATGATCAGCCCCACACAACCACCGGCGTTCCGGTCGTGCCGGTGACCCTTCCTCATTCCCCAGCCCCTTGGTCCAGTGGCCTATGCGATTGTTGTGAAGATCTCAGTAGTT GTTGCTTAACATGTTGGTGTCCATGCATAACATTTGGACGCATCGCAGAAATTGTGGACAGGGGATCAACTT CCTGTGGAGTGAGTGGAACACTATACGGTTTGATGATGTGCTTGATGGGTTGCTCGTGTTTGTATTCGTGCTTCTATCGAACCAGACTGAGAGGGCAGTACTTCTTGGAGGAGAAGCCATGCGCAGATTGCTGCGTCCATTTTTGCTGCGAGGAATGCGCTCTCTGCCAAGAGTATCGACACCTTCAGAACCAGGGCCTCGACATGACCATAGGTTGGTATGGCAACGTCCATAGGCAGAGACGACTAGCCGCAATGCAGCCACCGCCGGTTATAATGCCTCCACAGCTTCAGACCGGCATGAATCGTTAG
- the LOC101301963 gene encoding transcription factor HBP-1b(c1)-like, which yields MQSFKPVQPNPELYSHSSFYFRGDDTQTRFADLGELDHSATVFPHDDALDLSPSSIFSLKANNNNVAVVPNAFHYATLNTSPGCLDIGSTLSGEQQYMYQHHKGTTSSGNNGHFENWGDSAMAEHSQQTDTSTDIDTEDKNHHGALVVVDSNSIEQANGRTGDQKALRRLAQNREAARKSRLRKKAYVQQLENSRLKLSQLEQELQRARQQGVFVGLSGDQGHSVAGTGALTFDFEYARWLDEHQHLIHELRSAVNSHLVDNGLRIHVDSVMTHYDEIFRLKSVAVKADVFHMLSGMWKTPAERCFMWLGGFRSSELLKILGNQLEPLTDQQLMGICNLQQSSQQTEDALSQGMEALQQSLVDTLSSTSNGSTGSDVADYMGQMAIAMGKLATLQNFIIQADLLRQQTLQQLYRILTTRQAARALLVINDYFSRLRALSSLWMARPRD from the exons ATGCAGAGCTTCAAACCAGTTCAACCAAACCCAGAATTGTATTCCCACTCTTCCTTCTATTTCAG AGGAGATGACACCCAAACGCGTTTTGCGGATCTTGGAGAGCTTGATCATTCCGCTACTGTGTTTCCTCACGATGATGCTCTTGATTTAAGCCCAA GCTCTATCTTCAGCTTAAAAGCAAACAACAACAACGTTGCTGTTGTACCTAATGCTTTCCACTATGCGACCTTGAACACG AGCCCGGGGTGTTTGGACATAGGCTCAACCTTGTCCGGAGAGCAGCAGTACATGTACCAACATCACAAGGGAACGACGTCGTCTGGAAACAACGGCCACTTTGAGAACTGGGGTGACTCGGCTATGGCGGAGCACAGTCAGCAGACTGACACCTCCACAGATATCGACACTGAAGACAAAAACCAT CATGGAGCACTAGTAGTAGTGGATTCCAATTCCATAGAGCAGGCCAATGGAAGAACTGGTGACCAAAAG GCACTTCGTCGGTTGGCTCAGAATCGAGAAGCAGCAAGGAAGAGTCGACTTAGGAAGAAA GCATATGTCCAGCAGCTGGAGAATAGTAGACTCAAGCTTTCGCAACTTGAGCAAGAGCTTCAACGAGCACGCCAGCAG GGTGTGTTTGTTGGACTTTCAGGGGATCAGGGTCATTCTGTGGCGGGAACTG GGGCCTTAACATTCGACTTTGAGTATGCACGCTGGCTTGATGAACATCAGCATCTAATACATGAGCTGCGATCGGCTGTGAATTCTCATCTGGTAGATAATGGATTGCGAATTCATGTTGATAGTGTTATGACACACTATGATGAGATATTCAGGTTAAAGAGTGTTGCTGTCAAGGCTGATGTATTCCACATGCTTTCTGGCATGTGGAAGACACCTGCTGAAAGGTGTTTTATGTGGTTGGGAGGATTCCGCTCCTCTGAACTTCTCAAG ATACTTGGGAATCAACTTGAGCCTTTAACAGATCAGCAGTTGATGGGAATATGCAATCTACAGCAATCTTCTCAACAGACTGAAGATGCCTTATCACAAGGGATGGAAGCTTTGCAACAATCGCTTGTCGACACACTCTCCTCAACCAGTAATGGCTCTACTGGTTCAGATGTTGCCGATTACATGGGCCAAATGGCAATTGCTATGGGCAAGCTTGCCACACTGCAGAACTTCATTATCCAG GCTGACCTATTAAGACAGCAAACTCTGCAACAATTGTATCGGATTCTGACCACTCGGCAAGCTGCTCGTGCCCTTCTTGTTATCAACGATTACTTCTCGCGTCTCCGAGCACTTAGTTCTTTGTGGATGGCCCGTCCTAGGGACTAA
- the LOC101301671 gene encoding probable carboxylesterase 6-like: protein MRAQRMVPAITLDPRLPSYLKQKTNNTVDHHQQQENFVIEEIEGLIRVYKDGRVERPQIVPCVTAGAADPELGVTSMDIVIDRFTNVSSRFYVPIRRDMNNPMKKLPLLVYFHGGGFCVGSAAWSCYHEFLAKLAAKAGCIIMSVNYRLAPEHPLPAAYEDGLRSLVWLKQEASCERGGEEESNQWWSTQCDFSRIFLVGDSAGANIAHNVSRKLLCSETFLLPLIIKGVILVQPFFGGEDRTSSEKNHDMVQPRRRSVLNLAASDTYWRLALPAGSNRDHPWCNPLANGSCFGSDSVAMMVCISELDILKDREFEFCGAMVRAGKKVETVVYRGVGHAFQVLDKSMLAQTRCQEMITHIKAFVENN from the coding sequence ATGAGAGCACAAAGAATGGTGCCTGCTATCACCTTGGATCCAAGGCTTCCAAGCTATCTGAAGCAAAAGACCAACAACACAGTCGACCATCATCAGCAGCAAGAGAACTTTGTGATCGAAGAAATCGAAGGGCTTATCAGAGTATACAAAGACGGACGTGTCGAGAGACCTCAGATCGTGCCGTGCGTCACGGCCGGCGCCGCCGATCCGGAGTTAGGCGTGACATCCATGGACATAGTCATTGACAGGTTCACAAACGTTTCCTCACGTTTCTATGTTCCGATACGCCGCGACATGAATAATCCGATGAAGAAGCTCCCTCTGCTAGTGTATTTTCACGGAGGTGGGTTTTGCGTTGGCTCCGCCGCCTGGAGTTGCTACCATGAATTTTTGGCAAAGCTAGCAGCCAAGGCCGGTTGCATAATCATGTCGGTAAATTACCGTTTGGCTCCTGAACACCCTCTTCCGGCAGCGTATGAAGATGGACTCAGATCCCTTGTGTGGCTAAAGCAAGAAGCTTCTTGTGAACGTGGTGGGGAGGAGGAGAGTAACCAGTGGTGGTCGACGCAGTGCGACTTTTCTAGAATATTCTTGGTGGGGGATAGTGCTGGTGCCAACATAGCCCATAATGTGAGCAGGAAACTGCTTTGTTCTGAGACATTTCTATTGCCTTTAATTATTAAAGGTGTAATTCTGGTGCAACCATTTTTTGGGGGAGAAGACAGGACGAGTTCGGAGAAGAACCACGACATGGTGCAGCCACGGCGTCGCTCGGTGTTGAACCTGGCAGCTTCGGATACCTACTGGAGATTGGCACTGCCAGCCGGTTCGAACCGCGACCATCCATGGTGCAACCCTTTGGCTAACGGCTCCTGTTTTGGCTCGGATAGCGTGGCGATGATGGTGTGTATTTCGGAGCTGGACATTTTGAAAGATAGGGAGTTCGAGTTTTGTGGTGCAATGGTTAGAGCAGGGAAAAAGGTTGAGACTGTGGTGTACAGAGGGGTAGGGCATGCGTTTCAGGTACTAGATAAGTCTATGCTTGCACAAACTCGATGCCAGGAGATGATAACTCATATTAAGGCCTTTGTTGAAAACAACTAG